The genomic interval CCCCAGGACGATTTCCGCGTCAAGGCCTACGCCGGCACCAACGGCGTGCTGCTCGCCATGGACGTCGCCGAGCCCCGGCGCAAGGGCCTGCTCGGCTTCGCCATCGAGAAGCAGCAGGGCGACAAGCCGTGGCTGTTCCTGTTCAACAGCCTGACCTTTCCCGGCAAGGCGCACACCCGGCCGGAGTTCCACGCCACCCCCAGCGACCTGGCGCCTTTGCAGAAATTTCGCTGGGCCGACTACGCCGTGAACCCCGGCATGACGATCCATTACCGCGTGCACCTGGCCTACGGCACGCCGGACGCCCCGAAGCTTGGGGAATCGCTGGAGCTGACCATCCGCTCCGACGACGGTCACCCGGCCAACCAGAGCGTGATCTTCAACCGCGCCGTCGCGGCCAGCCAGGCCTTCCAGCGCAAATTCCCCGACCTCGATGCGCAGATCAGCGCCAACCGCAACCTGCCCATCGAGGCCTGGCCCGACGCGGCGCGCCAATGGCTGGAGAACGGCCTGCTCGGGCGCCTGCAAGGCTTCATCCAGCGCGCCACCGACGGCCAGTGGGCGCTGGACATCGCGATCTACGAGTACCAACTGCAAGCCATCATCGACACGGTGAACGCCGCGTTCGACCGCGGGGTGCAGGTGCGGGTGCTGTACCACGCCCGGCCCGACGACGAAGACACCACGATCAACGAAGCGAGCCTGGCGCACCTGCCGCAGGCCAGCAAGCGCGGGCGGGTCACCCACAACATCTTCCACGACAAGTTCATCGTCTTGAGCCGCCTCGATGCCGGCGGCGCGCGCCAGCCGCAGGCGGTGCTGTGCGGCAGCACCAACTTCACCGCCAACGGCGTCTACCGCCAGGCCAACGTGGTGCATGTGCTGGACGATCCGGCCATCGCCGCCAGCTACCTGCGCACCTTCGAAGAGGTCTGGACGACGCCCGCCGATGTCGGCGCCACCCGCGACTGGATCACCGACGTCAATCCGATGGATCCGGCCCGGCCGCTGTTCGCCGGGTTTTCGCCGCGCACCGGCGGCGCCGACCTGCGCGAGTTCGTCGACATCATCAATGCGGCGAAAAGGGACGTGCTGTTCGTCACCGCGTTCGATTTGCCCGACGCCATCCTCAACGCCTTGCTCGGCCAGCCCCACGACGACATCCTGCGCTACGGCCTGCAGAACACCGCGAGCCGGATCACCGGCTTCCATGCCGACCGCACCGCCGAGTTCGCCGCCACCGCGCTGCTCAACACGGGCCTTGAAGGCTGGCTGCGGGAAAACATGAAAGGCCAGAAGGGCAACCTGCTGGTGCACACCAAAGCGGTGGTCACCGACTTCACCACGGACGCCCCGACCATCATCAGCGGCAGCCACAACCTCAGTACCTCGGCCAGCAACGGCAACGACGAAAACTTCCTGATCATCCGCGGCGACACTGACCTGGCGGATCGCTACGGCCTGGAACTGCTGCGCTTCTACGAGCATTACCGCTTCCGCTATTTCGCCAAGAAACTGGACCTCAAGCAGGTGCAGCCGCTGGCGGCGGACGACAGCTGGACGAATGACTATTACGTCGACGGGGATTTGCGGCAGTTGTCGCGGTTGCGGTTTTCCGGGCGGTAGCAGGCCGTAGAGAGAAGTTTAGGCCTTTACATCTGAATGCCTTCTTATTGTTGTTGATGCGAAGTGGAGTGTTTCGTGGACAGAGAAAGTGATGAACCCGTAAACCGTGACGATGAGTCCAGGTCATCGGAATCTTCAAGGAATCGAAAAGCAAAGTTCTACACGACTCCGCTATCGACTTCCGATCTGAGAAATGATCAGCAGCGATTGCAGGATCCAGACCAGGAGGCTTCTGCGCCACCGGAAAACTATCCGAACGGGGCGCCACCGTCAGACTTCAAAGAAACGCCGGGCGATACGGGGAACACCCTGACTCGGAAGGGGAAACCACGGGTTATCCGGCCGGGCACCACCTCTATCGCCATCACCCAAAACGACGACCCATGGGCGTCTGACCTGGATGACCGTCTGGGTGCCAACGATGAGGCGAAAGCGTTTGCGCGCCTGGCCGTAGCGAAAGATGTCATGCCGCCTCTTGCCATTGGGCTGTTCGGCAACTGGGGCAGCGGCAAGTCCTTTTTCATGCGCCTGATCCATCAGCATATCGAACGCCTCAGCCAGGGAAAGGCCAGTGCCCAGGCCCCGGAAGCAGGCTCGAAGGAATTCCATACGGATGTCGTGCAGATTCGGTTCAATGCCTGGCATTACGCGGAGACGAACCTGTGGGCCAGTCTGGTCAGCCATATATTCGTCGAACTGGATCGTTGGTACACGAAGCACAATCCCGAGGTTCGCGACCCGTTGCTCGAACACCTGTCCACTTCGCGAATGCTGACGCTGGATGCCGCCAAGGAGTTGGTTCGTCGCCGTCGAGACCAGCGTGCGGCCGCAGAGCAGCTGCTCAAGGCCCGCCAGGCGCTCGAAGAGGTTCAAGCCAAGACCGCGACTTCGCCGTCTGTCTATCTTGCGGCGTTGAGTGAGGTGTTCAATGGCGAGAATGCCGGCCAAGAGATCAAAAACGCAAAAGACGAGTTCGCGAAGGCTGCCAAGGTCCTTGGAATCGATGCCCTGACCGAGCGTGCCGAGGCATTTCAGAGCGTATCCACTGCCCTGCATGAAGAAGCGGGAAAGGCTAAGTTGCTTGCCAGAGGCTACAAGTCCCAACTGCTGAGCTGGTGGAACGTCGGCGCCTTTGTCGTGTTGGTCTTGGCGATGCCTTGGATGGCGACAGAGGGTGTGGCAATCCTCAAGGCACGACTCCCTTTCCTGCAAGATCTGCAGGAAGGCTTGGTGTTGGCGAGTGTAGCGGTGGCTGCGGTGACTGCCCGCCTGCGCTGGGTGTGGGGCAAGGCCCGCGGGGCATTGAAGCAATTGGAGGCGGGCAAGAGGGCGCTGGACAAAGCCATCGATAGCCGACTGGCCGAGCAGAAGAAAGCGTTAGAGCAAGCCGTTCAGAGGCAGGCCAAGGCGAATGCCGGCGTCGACGAGGCAAAGGCCTTGGTGCAAGTCACCAGCGAACAATTGGCGCTTGCCACTCACGATTTCTCTCAAGGCACCGGTGCCGGGCGCCTGAAGAAGTTCGTTCGGGCCCGCGCGACGGACGGCGACTATGCGCAACATCTTGGATTGATCGCCACGGTACGCAAGGACTTCGAAGAGTTGGCGTTCAACGTGACGGAAGCGGGCAGCCTCCGGGATTCGGTCGAGGCCGAGCGCGCTGCATTTCTGGTGAAAATGGACGCATTCCTGGAGGCCAACAAAACCTTCCTGGACGACGGAGACATCCAGAAGCTGCGGGCGGCGGCCACGCATTCCCCTGATGAAGTGCGATCCTTCAAACGGATCGCGCTGTACATCGACGACCTGGATCGCTGCCCGCCGGACAAAGTCGTCGAGGTGCTGCAAGCGGTGCATCTGCTGCTGACCTTTCCCTTGTTCGTGGTGATGGTCGCGGTGGATGTGCGTTGGGTGCGTCAGGCCTTGCTCGATCACTACCCCAACTTGATGGCTCTGAACGGCCAGCAGCAACAGACGGCCTCCGTGTCTGACTACCTGGAAAAGATCTTTCAGATCCCTTACTGGATGCGCCCGATGGACAGCGTAGCCAGTGAGCAGTTTCTGCAAGCACAGTTGAAGAGGGTAAGGGGCGCTGATCAGACTGACGGCGACAAATTGCCAACGGGTCAAAACGACACGGACGAAGCCGTCGGCATTCAAGCTGTCCAGGCCGAAATGTTGAAGATCTCCTCCGGTGAGACTGAAGCGCTGCAACTGCTGGCAAGGTACATGGGATCCTCCCCTCGACGCGCGTTGCGGTTTCTCAATGTCTATCGCCTTATCAAGGTCAGCCTCAAGCCCGATGACCTCTGGGCACTCGAGGGGGGTGAATACAAAGCGCTGCTGACCTTGTTGGCGATAGCGCTGGGCACCCCGTTGTGTTTTTCGAGTTTGCTTCAGTCTCTCAGATCGAAGAGTGACACCTTTGAAATGAGCGAGCTGAAAGGACTGGTCAGCCTCGACCCATCCGCTGAGAATCTCGCCGAATTTGAGCGGTTCAGGGAAATAATGGCGATATACGCGGACTTGATCGCCAAGCAGAAGAAACCGCCTCGCCATCGAGTGAAGAAGTACACCGCCATCATCCAGCGCTACTCGTTTGACGGCTGACGCACCGTCGGAGCGGTCTGGCGACGGCGAGCGTCGCAAATCACGGACATCAGTCAGACATCGCCTGCCGGTACTGCCGCGTACGCCGCCCCAGGTACAACCGATCGAGGATCAGCGCCCACAGCGCCGACACCTCGGGCCTGGGCTTGCGGCCGCGGCTCAGGCGCGCCATCTGGAAGCGCACCACGGCCATGTTGGCCAGCGACGCCAGCGGTTTGCGCTTCCAGCGGATCGGCGGCAGCTGCGGTTCGCTTTGGCGGCCGGCGCGCCAGTGGTTGACCAGGTCCGGCTCGATGGCCAGCGCCGTGGCGATGCCCGCCATGTCGATGCCGCTTTCGAGCACCTGTTCGACGATCGGCAGACGGCGGATGCCGCCGGTGACCATCACCGGCATCCGCGCCACGCTGGCCAGTTCGCTGGCCATTTCCAGGAAAAACGCCTCACGGGCCAGGGTGCGGCCGTCCCGCGCCTCGCCCTGCATGGCCGGGGCTTCGTAGCTGCCGCCGGACAGCTCCAGCAGATCGACGGGCAGCTCGTTGAGCCACTCGATCACCTGGCGCGCATCGTGGGTGTCGAAGCCGCCGCGCTGGAAGTCCGCCGAATTGAGCTTCACCGCCACGCAGAACTGCGGCGACACCGCCTGACGCACCGCCTCGATCACTGACAGCAACAGGCGCGCGCGGTTTTCCAGCGAGCCGCCCCAGCGGTCGGTGCGGCGGTTGGCCAGCGGCGACAGGAACTGGCTGAGCAGGTAGCCGTGGGCCGCGTGGATCTCGACCCCGGTGAAACCGGCCTTTTCCGCCAGGGCGGCACTGGTGGCGAAGCGCTGGATGACCTCTTCGATGTCGCTTTCGCTCATCGGCCGGGGTTCGGCGAACAGCTTGGAGAACGCGCCCATCTCCAGCGCCACCGCCGACGGCGCCAGGGCCGGCTGGCCCATGTTGGCGAAGGTCTGGCGGCCGGGGTGGTTGAGTTGCATCCACAGCTGCGCGCCGCCGGAGCGGCCGATTTCGGCCCAGCGGCGGAACTGCGCCAAATGACGCTCATCTTCCAGCACCACGCCGCCGGGGCCGGTCATGGCGCGGCGGTCGATCATGACGTTGCCGGTCAGCAGCAGGCCGGCGCCGCCGTCGGCCCAGGCCTGGTACAGGCGGTACAGGGCGGCGGAAGGGGCCTGATCGGCATCGGCGAGGTTTTCTTCCATGGACGCCTTGGCGACACGGTTGCCGATGGTCTGGCCGTTGGGCAGATTCAGGGTTTTGAAGGGCGACATGCTTGACTCCTCGTCAGTGATGAAGCGAGGCTAAGCTTAAAGTCAAGTTTAAGGTCAAGCATGAATTCGAGGTGCCCATGAAAATCGGTGAACTGGCGCAACAGAGCGGGCTGAGCGCCTCGCGGATCCGCTTCTACGAAGCCCAGGGCCTGATCCCCAAGGTCGAACGGCTGGGCAACGGCTACCGGCGCTACTCACCGCAGGTGCTGCAGACCCTGCACATCATCCAGAGCGCCCAGCGCGCGGGGTTTTCCCTGGATGAACTCAAACTGCTGCTGCCGGACGCGGACACCGGCGAGTACGACCAGGACGAACTGGTGACCGGCCTGCGGGGCAAGGTCCAGGAGATCGAAGCCATGCAGCGGCACCTGGCGGAAAGCCGGGCGCGCTTGCTGGAGGTGATCGACGGCATCCTGTCGCGGCCCGAAGGCATGAGCTGCAAGGCGAATGCCGAGCGGTTGCTGTCGTCGGTCAAGCCTTAGCCTCGGGGGGCTGTGCCGACCCTGCTCCCACAGTGTTTTGCGGCGAACGCGAGTTCTGAGTACAACCGAGATCCTTGTGGGAGCGGGCTTGCCCGCGATGAGGCCATCCCGGCCACCGCTCCGGCGAGGTGTTTTACAGATTTTGAAATGATTTGCCGCTGTGGCGATCACCGTCTCAGCCTGTACTCTCCAAGTCCTTTTTCCCATTCAGGACTTGCATGAACACCCTCACGGAGCCTCCCAGTCGCCCCTTCCCCTCGCGCCCAGGCGCGGTCTTGACGCACTCGCAGCATCCGGTCTTCCGACTCCCGACTATCGTTGATGGCGCAGCCTTCGGGCCTTCGCGTCGCACTTTGCCGTGCCCGGCAGCCCGAAAACACTGAAGAGAGACCGAGACAGAATATGGAATGGTTAGCGGATCCCACGGCCTGGCTGGGCCTTTTGACATTGATCGTGCTGGAGCTGGTGCTCGGCATCGACAACCTGGTGTTCATCGCGATCCTGGCGGACAAGCTGCCGCCGCATCAGCGTGACCGCGCACGGATCATCGGCCTGTCCCTGGCCTTGATCATGCGCCTGGGCCTGCTGGCGAGCATCTCCTGGCTGGTCACCCTGACGCAGCCGCTGTTCGAGGTGTTCGGCAAGAGCTTCTCCGGCCGTGACCTGATCATGCTGTTCGGCGGTGTGTTCCTGCTGTTCAAGGCCACCATGGAGCTGCACGAGCGGCTGGAGGGCCACGTCGGCCAGCGCTCGGCCAACACCGCTTACGCGCTGTTCTGGCCGATCGTGGCGCAGATCGTGGTGCTCGACGCGGTGTTCTCGCTGGATGCGGTGATCACGGCCGTGGGCATGGTCGATGAGCTGGCGGTGATGATGATCGCGGTGATCGTTTCCATCGGCCTGATGATCGTGGCCAGCAAGCCGCTGACCCGGTTCGTCAACGCGCACCCGACGGTGATCATGCTGTGCCTGGGCTTTTTGATGATGATCGGTTTTGCCCTGACCGCCGAAGGCCTGGGCTTCCACATCCCTAAAGGCTACCTGTACGCCGCCATCGGTTTCTCGATCCTGATCGAGGTGTTCAACCAGATCGCCCGGGCCCGGCGCAAGCGTTCGATGCAGGGCCTGCGGCCGATGCGCGAGCGCACGGCCCATGCGGTGATGCGCCTGCTGGGCGGGCGCAAACTGGCGGTGGAGGAGGTGGGCGAGGAAATCTCCGACCTGCTGGATGACGGCGACGCGCCGAGCGCCGAGCTGTTCGACCGCCGCGAGCGGGTGATGATCAGCGGCGTGCTGCAACTGGCCGAGCGCCCGATCCGCGCCTTGATGACCGTGCGTGCCGATGTCGACCACATTGACCTGGCCGACGACGCCGAGACGATCCGCACGCGGTTGATGCATTCGTCCTACTCGCGTTTGCCGCTGGTCCGCAACGGCGCGGTGGACGAGCCGCTGGGCTTCGTGCACAAGAAGGAGCTGCTCAAGGAGTACCTGGCCGGTCACGAACCGAACCTCGAACACCTGGCGCGCCAGACGATCAACTTGCTCGACAGCTACTCGATCCTCAACGCGCTGGAGCAGATGCGCGCCGCCTCGACCCACATCGCGTTCGTGGTCAACGAGTTCGGTGATTTCGTCGGCGTGCTGACCATGACCGACATCCTCGAATCGATCGCCGGCGAGTTGCCGGACGCCAGCGAAATCGAGGGTCCCGACGTGGTCGAGGAGCAGGGCGGTTTCCTGGTCAGCGGCGCGCTGAACCTGGCGCGGATCCGTGAGCGCACCGGTTTCGGCGCGCCAGCCACCGAGGACTACCAGACCCTGGCCGGCCTGGTGATGAGCCTGCTGGACCGGTTGCCGATGATCGGCGACCGGCTGGAGCACGAGGGCTGGCGGATGACCGTGATGGCGGTCGAGGAGCGGCGGGTGACGCGGGTGTTGCTGGTGCGCGAGGCCGCGTAGATCGAGGGGCCGGTGCCGTCGTCTTTGCAGAGGATTCTGCGAAGGCGGCGGCACCGGCCCTTTTGGGGCTCAGAACTTTTGCTCAGAACGACCGCACGATCCGTCCCAGCGTCTCCATGGCCTTTTCCGATGCCTCGGTCCACGGGCTGCCGTAGTTCAGCCGGATGCAGTTGCGAAAGCGCTGGGCCGGCGAAAAGATCGGCCCGGGGGCGATGCTGATGCCTTGGGCCAGGGCCATCTGGAACAGCTTCAGCGAGTCCATCTGCGGCGGCAGTTCCAGCCACAGGAAGTAGCCGCCGGCGGGCTGGCTGACTCGCGTCTGCGCCGGGAAGTACCGGGCGATGGCGGCCAGCATCGCGCTTTGCTGTTCCTCCAGGGCATAGCGCAACTTGCGCAGGTGACGGTCGTAGCCGCCGTGCTGCAGGTAGTCGGCGATGGCCGCCTGGGCCGGCATCGAGGCGCACAGCGAGGTCATCAGTTTCAGCCGTTCGATCTTCTGCGCGTAGCGCCCGGCGGCGACCCAGCCGATGCGGTAGCCGGGGGCCAGGCTCTTGGCGAACGAGCCGCAGTGCATCACCAGGCCTTCGGTGTCGAACGCCTTGGCCGGTTTCGGCGCCTGCTGGCCGTAGTAGAGCTCGGCGTAGACGTCGTCCTCGATCAGCGGCACCTGATGCCGGCGCAGCAGCTCCACCAGTTCCTGTTTCTTGGCCTCGGGCATGGTCGCGCCCATGGGGTTCTGGAAGCTGGTCATGCACCAGCAGGCCTTGATCGGGTGGCGCTCCAGGGTCTGGGCGAGCACGCCCAGGTCGATGCCGTCGCGCGGGTGCACGGGGATCTCCACGGCCTTGAGCTTCAGGCGCTCCAGCACTTGCAGGCTGGCGTAGAACGCCGGAGCTTCGATGGCCACCAGGTCGCCGGGCTCGGTCACCGCTTGCAGGCACAGGTTCAGGGCTTCGAGGGCGCCGTTGGTGATCAGCAGTTCTTCCATCGGCAACATCAGCCCGCCGACCATGTAGCGCAGGGCGATCTGCCGGCGCAGCTGCGGGTTGCCCGGCGACATGTCGGTGACCACCATGCGCGGATCCATCTCCCGCGCCGCGTGGGCCAGCGAACGCGACAGGCGTTGCAGGGGAAACAGGGTCGGGCTGGGGAAGGCCGAGCCGAACGGCACGGTGCCCGGATCCTTGATCGATTCCAGCACCGAGAACACCAGTTCGCTGACGTCGACCTCGGTGGACTCGTTGACCTGGCTGCTGATCACCGGCTCCGAGAACGGGCTCGGGGCATGGGTGTTGACGAAGTAGCCCGAGCGCGGCCGGGCGCGGATCAGCCCGCGGCGCTCCAGCAGGTAATAGGCCTGGAACACCGTGGACGGGCTGACGCCGTAGGTCTGGCTGGCATAGCGCACCGACGGCACCCGCTGGCCGGGGCCGAGGACGCCGGAGCGGATCAGTTCAGCGATGTCGTCGGCGAATTTTTCGTAGCGTTTCATCGGTATCCCGCGATGGACTGATTTCGAAGGGCGTTGCTTGCGCACGGATCAGAAGGGGGGGGCGAGGGAGCAAGCGCCCTCGCCACAGGGCAGCCATCTTACTGGCTCAGCGGTTCATTGGCGCGACAAACCGGCTCTTGGCCACGCTGTAGACCTGCGGGTCGTCGCTGTCGGCGATCCTGAAGCTCAAGGTCTGCGAACTGCTGGCGGCGCGTTCGGTGGTCATGGCCACCGACACCGGCACATCGACGATCTCGCCCGCGGCCAGGCTCAGCTCGGTGCGGCCCTGCAACTGGAAGCCGTCGCCGTCCACCAGGCTCAATGTGTAGTCCTGGCGCTGCTGGGTCTTGTTGATGACCTTGAGGGTGTAGATGTTCTCGATCTGGCCCTGGCCGTTCTCGCGGAACAGGCCGCGGTCCTTGGTCACGTCCAGCGACACCATCGGCCGCTCGGCCAGCGCCAGGGCGAGGGCGCCGATCATCACCACCAGCACGGCGGTGTAGCCGATCAGGCGCGGGCGCAGCAGGTGGGTCTTGCCGCCTTGCAGTTCGCGCTCGGAGGTGTAGCGGATCAGGCCGCGGGGGTAGCTCATCTTGTCCATGATCGAGTCGCAGGCGTCGATGCACGCCGCGCAGCCGATGCATTCCATTTGCAGGCCGTCGCGGATGTCGATGCCGGTCGGGCACACCTGCACGCACATCTGGCAGTCGATGCAGTCGCCCAGGCCAGCCTCGGCGGGCTTGATGTCGCGCTTGCGCGGGCCACGGTTTTCACCACGGGCCACGTCGTAGGAAATGGCCAGGGTGTCCTTGTCGAACATCACGCTCTGGAACCGAGCGTACGGGCACATGTGCATGCACACCGCTTCACGCAGCCAACCGGCGTTGATGTAGGTGGCGGCGGTGAAGAACAGCACCCAGAACAGGCTGACCCCGCCGATCTGCAAGGTGAACAGCTCTTGGGCCAGCGGCCGGATCGGGGTGAAGTAGCCGACGAAGGTCAGGCCGGTCAGCAGGCTGATGCCCAGCCACAGCGTGTGCTTGGCCGCACGCCGCGCCAGTTTGTTCACGCCCCAGGGCGCCGCCTGCAGCTTGATCCGCTGGTTGCGCTCGCCTTCGGTGACCTTTTCGCACCACATGAAGATCCACGTCCACGAGCTCTGCGGGCAGGTGTAGCCGCACCAGACCCGGCCGGCGAACACGGTGATGGCGAACAGGCCGAAGGCGGCGATGATCAGCAGCGCCGACAGCAGGATGAAGTCCTGCGGCCAGAAGGTGGCGCCGAAGATGTGGAACTTGCTTTCCGACAAGTCCCACAGCACGGCCTGGCGGCCGCCCCAATTCAGCCACACGGTGCCGAAGAACAGCAGGAACAGGAAACCGGCGCCGCTCATGCGCAAGGTGCGGAACAGGCCGGTGAAGCTGCGGGTGAAGATTTGGTTGTCGCTGGACTTGGCCGTCGCCTTCATTGGGCGTGCGGGCACACTTTTTATGTTCGGTGTCGCGGCTGGATCAAGGGTTCGGACGGGAATGTGTTCGCTCATGGTCGTTCGCTCATCAGCCTCCATCAGGCCTGAGCACTATGAGCGCCGATCTGTTTGCATAACAGACTCAGGTATTTCAATAAAAAGCGTATCAGATGCGCTTTCGGACAGGCCCTGCGACAACTTGAAGCAGCCCGCCGGCCAAGGCGCAAACGCCTATCCCAGGCGTCTGCGCCGGGTCTTGACCGAGGTCAGTCAAATCACCGAATCACTGTCGCTGGCTTTCAGGTGTTTGCGTCCGTCCGTGGCGCCGGCAACGGTCAAGGCGTCGGCTTCCGCTTCGGTGACGTAGATGCGCCGGCCCTCGATCTCGACGGCGGACATCGCCTTTTCACTGTCGGTGATGACGGTGAGGTCGCCGCACAGACGGATCTGCTCACCGTTTTCGGTGGAGAAAAAACAGGTCTGGTTTTCGATGCGAACGGGCATGGGACGGTCCTTTTGCGAAGGCTGTTGAAAGGTTAGGGCGCCGTGCCGGTGCGGGGTTCTGCGCAACCGATCAGCGGTCGGCGCTGTCCACCCCTTAAAGGCCCTGGCGAGGACGGTGCGATGAACGCATGGTGGCATGAAGTGTGGCAAACCCTGCAGGCGGAGTTCGCCGATGTCGGCGACGCCGCGCAAGTGACGCGCATCATCGTGCGCCTGCTGATGGCGGCGCTGCTGGGCGGAGTGCTCGGGTTCGAGCGCGAGCACAAAGGCAAGGCCGCCGGGGTGCGCACCCATATGTTGGTGGCGTTGGGCGCGGCGCTGTTCGTGCTGGTGCCGCAGGTGTCCGGGGCCCAGGCCGACGCCATGAGCCGGGTGGTGCAAGGGGTGATCGCCGGGATCGGCTTCCTCGGCGCCGGCACGATCCTGAAGAACCACGAAGGCGACGAAGGCCACGTCAAGGGCCTGACCACCGCCGCCGGCCTGTGGATGACCGCCGCCATCGGCGTTGCGGCCGGGTTGGGCCGCGAGGCGACGGCGGTGCTCAGCACGCTGCTGGCGCTGGGGGTGTTCAGCGTGATGCCGAAGATCGTCAACCTGTTCGAAAAGGATCACAAACCTTGATCAGGCTGGACGATCACCGGCGGCAGGGTCGTCGGCGGTTCCTCCTTGGCCGGCGGGGTGGTGCCGGGCGGATCCTGCTCGGGGACCGGAGACGGTTCGGTCTCGGGCAGCACGGGCTTGTCGATGTTCGGATCGGGTGTTTCGGCCGGGATCGGGATACTCATCGTGAACCTCCATATGGCACATGGCGCAAGAAGTGCTTAAGTGGATTGACCGCTGCAGGCCGGATTCGATCCGGTCTCGGCGTGCGGCAAATCCCGGTGAACTTTTCCCGAGGGCGTTCGCTCGGAACCTAAGTGAGTGCGTGGCGGGCGGATCCGCCATGGCTTTGCGACAGGCACACGAGCGTCCTTGGGGCGTTAAGGAGAGATGCTCAATGACCGCTGAAAACCCTTCCGCTCCGGGCTGCAACCCGCACATGCCGTTGTCGCAGGCGTTGCTGCTGCCGCGGATCGTCATCGAGAGCACACGCCCGGTCATCGACGGCGGCCAGTTCGCCGCCAAGGCCATCGTCGGTCGCGAGGTCGTCGTCAGCGCCAAGGTGTTCGCCGACGGCCACGACAAGTTGGCGGTGCGCATCCGCTGGCGCGAGGACGGCGAAGAATCGTGGCACAGTCAGGTCATGGCCGACCAAGGCAACAACGGCTGGGAAGGGCAGTTCCGGCCCGGACGCCAGGGGCGCCATTGGTTCCTGATCGAAGCGTGGATCGACACGTTCGCCAGTTTTCAGTACGAACTGGAGAAAAAGCACGTGGCGGCCGTACCGGTCAGCCTTGAGCTGCAAGAGGGCCGCGCCCTGGTGCACCAGGCCGCCGAGCGCAGCGAAGGGCCGCTGAGCGAACGGCTGGCGGCGCTGCACCACGAGCTGTCCGGCCTGCCCGAAGCCGAGCAGGTGGCGCTGTTCCTGCACCCGCGCAGTGCGCAGCCGATGGCCGAGGCCGACCACCGCGCCTTCTTGAGCATCAGCAATCCTTACCCGCTGGACGTCGAGCGCGAGCAGGCGGAGTTCGCCAGTTGGTACGAGCTGTTTCCCCGCTCGGTCACCGACGATCCCGCCCGCCACGGCACCTTCAACGACGTGCACGGGCGTTTGCCGATGATCCGCGACATGGGCTTCGACGTGCTGTACTTCACGCCGATCCACCCGATCGGCCGCAGCCACCGCAAGGGCCGCAACAATGCCCTGACCGCCGGCCCCGAAGACCCCGGCAGCCCCTACGCCATCGGCAGCGAGGAGGGCGGGCACGAGGCGATCCATGCGCAGCTCGGCACCCGCGAAGACTTCCGGCGGCTGGTGGCCGCCGCCGCGGAGCACGGCCTGGAGATCGCCCTGGATTTCGCCATCCAATGCTCCCAGGACCACCCGTGGCTCAAGCAGCATCCGGGCTGGTTCAACTGGCGGCCCGACGGCACGATCAAGTACGCGGAGAACCCGCCCAAGAAGTACCAGGACATCGTCAACGTCGACTTCTATGCGCCGGAGGCGATTCCGGGCCTGTGGCTTGAGCTGCGCGACATCGTCGTCGGCTGGGTGAAGGAAGGCGTGAAGATGTTCCGCGTGGACAACCCGCACACCAAGCCGCTGCCGTTCTGGCAGTGGCTGATCGCCGATGTGCGCGCGCTGCACCCGCAGGTGATCTTCCTCGCCGAAGCCTTCACCACGCCGGCGATGATGGCGCGGCTGGGCAAGGTCGGCTACAGCCAGAGCTACACCTATTTCACCTGGCGCAACACCAAGGCCGAGCTGGCCGCCTATTTCACCGAACTCAACGAATCGCCGTGGC from Pseudomonas ekonensis carries:
- a CDS encoding alpha-1,4-glucan--maltose-1-phosphate maltosyltransferase, giving the protein MTAENPSAPGCNPHMPLSQALLLPRIVIESTRPVIDGGQFAAKAIVGREVVVSAKVFADGHDKLAVRIRWREDGEESWHSQVMADQGNNGWEGQFRPGRQGRHWFLIEAWIDTFASFQYELEKKHVAAVPVSLELQEGRALVHQAAERSEGPLSERLAALHHELSGLPEAEQVALFLHPRSAQPMAEADHRAFLSISNPYPLDVEREQAEFASWYELFPRSVTDDPARHGTFNDVHGRLPMIRDMGFDVLYFTPIHPIGRSHRKGRNNALTAGPEDPGSPYAIGSEEGGHEAIHAQLGTREDFRRLVAAAAEHGLEIALDFAIQCSQDHPWLKQHPGWFNWRPDGTIKYAENPPKKYQDIVNVDFYAPEAIPGLWLELRDIVVGWVKEGVKMFRVDNPHTKPLPFWQWLIADVRALHPQVIFLAEAFTTPAMMARLGKVGYSQSYTYFTWRNTKAELAAYFTELNESPWRECYRPNFFVNTPDINPAFLHESGRAGFLIRAALATMGSGLWGMYSGFELCESAPVPGKEEYLDSEKYEIRVRDFNAPGNIIAEIAQLNRIRRQNPALHSHLGLKVYNAWNDRILYFGKRSPDGGNFILVAVSLDPHNVQEANFELPLWEMGLPDDATTHGEDLMNGHRWDWHGKHQFMRIDPSHQPFGIWRISA